CACGCCCATCGAGCCGGTTGTGAAGCAGTTTGGCTCGTATGGAGACATCTTTGAACGGTTTTTGAGAAATGGGCTGGCCAAGTATCTGAAGCATACTACCGTATCTCAAGATGTGGATCTTCAATTAATTAAGAGTAATATGGTGGATTTGGGGGATCTGCCAGCTTTTGATCAAGTTGACTGTCTCCTTCTCACTGGAAGTAGTAAGTCTTGTTATTGAACATGGTCGAGATGTTGATTTGGGTTGTTGGTTAACATTGAACCCAAAGAACACAACTCGTTCGAAGATGACCCCTGGATTCTACGGCTTGTTGACTACATCCGTACTGCATACCAGACGACCAAAATACCAATTGTTGGGATATGCTTTGGCCATCAGATCATTTCTCGAGCTCTAGGTGGTGTCGTACAGCGTAATCCCAAGGGATGGGAGGTGTCCGTTGACCACATCGATCTCACACCAAAGGGCCGCGAGCTCTTTAATTCCGCATCAATAGTAAGCCAAGAGATAGTTTCTCGCCTCATATAATAGCCGTTAACATGGGGGGACAGGATCTTCATCAAATGCATCGAGATGCAGTCCTCCAACTCCCAGAGGGAGTTCAAAACCTCGGAACGAGTCCAGTCTGCGGCATTCAAGGGTTATATGCACCAGGGCAAATATTCTCCCTACAAGCACACCCAGAGTTTAATGGGGTGATCATGTCGGAGATTCTTACACTGAGGCGGAGCCAAAACGTTTTTGATAAAGAAATGTTTGAGAGTGCCATGTCGAGGGCTAATGCTCATCATGATGGAGCCATGGTTGGAGAGGCGGTTTGGAAGTTTCTAATGGAGGGCTGAGATGTAAGCTGCGAAGTTGTATTAGTAAATGCATCGAATGTGTTAGCAGTAAAACAATCGCTTTCAATTAATGTGCTGCCATAGCTGTCTCTGAAATACGCATAGATACAGATAATCTAGAAAGATTAGATAATTGCTATAATAAAAGCCggaaaacaagaggaggTACAGGTAGGTATTTTCTTCAGCTAAATTGGATAACACATGCACCTCAGGCACTTGTAGGCCAGTTGATTCAACACCATTATACGCAACAAATTACACTTCCTTTATATAATAAGCATATAATTATTATCCCATATTGCTTCTCATTGATGACATTGATACTTATAAATCACAACTTTATCCTTGCTTTTCCTTCACGTGGTAGCTCTTGAGCTTAACGAAAGCGTCATACCCGCGTGGCCCCAAGGTGCAACCCAAGCCGGACTTTTTCCAACCTGTCCATGCAAGGTCCTAAAATAAGACTATTAGTACATAACTCATTGATTGTAGATTATAGAGCAGAGAGTGTCCAACTTACAGGGTTTGGATAGTCGCAGCGATTCACAAAGACGGTACCGgcctcgagcagctcaatcAACTCCTCGCCGCGGGCAATGTCCTTTGTCCACACGCTCGCAGTCAAGCCGTACTCGGTATCATTCATCAATCGCACcgcctcgtcatcatccttgaccttggcaaCGGGAATAACTGGTCCGAATGTTTCCTCACGCATCACATCCATGTCGTGAGTCACGTTGGTGAGCAGGATGGGAGCAACAAAGTTACCGTCTTTGGAAGCGCTGGTAAATGATTTGTTCTCGGGAGTGGCGTTGACGGCTCCCTTGGCAAGGGCATCGGAGATTTGCGCGTTGATGGTCTTTTCAGCGGCGCGAGAGATGACGGGACCGACCATTGTTTTGGTATCAAAGGGATCACCAAGAGTATACCTGAATTGACAATTAGTTAGCAAGGACTCAGTGTGTGATAGTCAAATGTGGCAACTTACTTCTTGAGCTCATCCTGAAGCGCCTTGACAAATTGGTCATGTACGTCCTCATGAACATAGATGCGCTCCACGGCGCAGCAACTCTGGCCAGAGTTAAACACAGCGCCATCCACCAACTGTTCAGCAACATACGCCAGATCCGCATCCGGTCGCACATACGCCGGATCATTACCACCAAGCTCCAAGTTGACAGGAACAGTACTATCCGCCACAGCCTCGCGGATGGCAAGCCCACCCGCCGTCGAGCCGGTGAAGCTCACCAAGCCCAGCTCCGGCAGCTTGACAATCTCTTTGAGTGTGACCGGGTTGCCTGACTGGATGACCTGGAGGACACCTTTGGGCAAGCCGGCGGTGGCGAAGATTTCGGCGATTCGCTCGCCTACGAGAGGAACCTGCGGAGAGGGCTTGAGGATGACGGAGTTTCCGGCAAGGAGGGCGGGAACGAGAGcgttgacaatgatgagGTAGGGGAACTATGGATGCTTGTTAGCGCCGACTCATCCAATATGAAGTCTCTGGCATTGCATATACTTACGTTCCATGCAAAGACGATCAGTGTCGGCCCAACGGGAATCTTCTTAATCTCTCTCTTGAACCCAGCTTCCTTTATCCTCCCAGGCAAGCTGGCCAGCGACTCCTCCGCAATCTCCAGCAGATAATCAGCACGTTTCTGCATcgtctcaatctccttgtgaCTGAAGGCAATGGGCCGTCCAATCTGCTCTGAAAGCTCGCGGCCAAGCTCCATCTTGCGCTCCTGGATAATCGCCAGGGCCTTGGTCACGATGGCGCGGCGCTCAGAGAGGGACAGCTTCCGATAAGACTGGAACGCATCCTTGGAGCGACGGGCGATATCGCGAGCTTCATCGAGCGCGGTTTCTGGACGTTCGCAGATGACCTTGTTGGTCGTGGGGGAGATGGTTTTGATGGTAGACATTGTGTCGATGTTGAGATGGtgaagggagagagagaatgatggCACAATGGACGTTCGTTGATGCTTCATTTCCTCGACGACATCGTATCTGTTCGTTTCGGAGATAGAAATATTATACCTTTCCACCCCACACGTCATGGCAATTCAGGGTCCAACTCATTACGCAGATCGATCATagctcggcatcttcctcgtGTGTTCGTTGAGCTATCCATGGTTGATACCCCGCGAACATGGTTTAGACCCCAGGGCGCAATGTGTTGTGATTGGCAGTTGAGGGCACCAGCGTCAGTGGATCACGGTagacgacgatgagatgatggcacCGTTGACACGGATAAATTTCGATAAACTGTCCAAGCAATCAAGCATCAATCACAAGCTCGAGGTAAAGTGGATGTGGACACATGGTGGTGTGGAGGAGAAATTGAGGTGCAGAGGTGCCGAAAACGCACCCGCCATCAGCAACCACTAACTGTAGCGCGTTTGTCCCCTAAAACGCTAACCGCGCAGTGGTCATACGGCACTGCGACCCGTTATCGCTAGGCGGCTATTATCAATTGCGGGCCTACACAGCTCAACACCACATGCATACGAGCATCACTGCGCCTCTAGATGCAGATGAGATAGCTTGTCTAAGGGTTTGGTGTGTGGGGGTAAGATGTAACTACAGCTATTTATTCATcgtggagagagaagagaataCAGCCAATTCAATTCAAATCGCGGGCTTGAAGAATACATATTCTCGTTGTCGTAAAGTGTAccctcttccatcaccacATCATTTCCAAACTCTCTTCGTACAAACATACACATAAACCTGTACATAACTTACATCTTATATCCACtacatcaacatcaaatcTCACCATGGTTGGACGACTTTCTGGAAAGAACGCCATCATTACAGGCGCAGCTGGGTATGTCTGCACCACCGCCCTGGAAGTCTCAAGCTTCCATCAACATCTGTACATTCCATATTGTAGAAAAACATTC
This genomic stretch from Trichoderma breve strain T069 chromosome 1, whole genome shotgun sequence harbors:
- a CDS encoding glutamine amidotransferase class-I domain-containing protein, which gives rise to MGSTPQAIPRVYTVAILECDTPIEPVVKQFGSYGDIFERFLRNGLAKYLKHTTVSQDVDLQLIKSNMVDLGDLPAFDQVDCLLLTGSKHNSFEDDPWILRLVDYIRTAYQTTKIPIVGICFGHQIISRALGGVVQRNPKGWEVSVDHIDLTPKGRELFNSASIDLHQMHRDAVLQLPEGVQNLGTSPVCGIQGLYAPGQIFSLQAHPEFNGVIMSEILTLRRSQNVFDKEMFESAMSRANAHHDGAMVGEAVWKFLMEG
- a CDS encoding aldehyde dehydrogenase family domain-containing protein, coding for MSTIKTISPTTNKVICERPETALDEARDIARRSKDAFQSYRKLSLSERRAIVTKALAIIQERKMELGRELSEQIGRPIAFSHKEIETMQKRADYLLEIAEESLASLPGRIKEAGFKREIKKIPVGPTLIVFAWNFPYLIIVNALVPALLAGNSVILKPSPQVPLVGERIAEIFATAGLPKGVLQVIQSGNPVTLKEIVKLPELGLVSFTGSTAGGLAIREAVADSTVPVNLELGGNDPAYVRPDADLAYVAEQLVDGAVFNSGQSCCAVERIYVHEDVHDQFVKALQDELKKYTLGDPFDTKTMVGPVISRAAEKTINAQISDALAKGAVNATPENKSFTSASKDGNFVAPILLTNVTHDMDVMREETFGPVIPVAKVKDDDEAVRLMNDTEYGLTASVWTKDIARGEELIELLEAGTVFVNRCDYPNPDLAWTGWKKSGLGCTLGPRGYDAFVKLKSYHVKEKQG